In Haloarcula rubripromontorii, one DNA window encodes the following:
- a CDS encoding 5,10-methylenetetrahydromethanopterin reductase, with translation MYAIELTPEHPVAQLASLAQQAESNALDAVYVSHHYNNRDQFMSLTAMAERTDEVLLGPGIANPYETHPVTLASRVATLDELSDGRAVFGIGPGDKSTLSNLGFDHDDALRRVLETFTTARKLWDGERVTHDGTFEAVDAGLNYEVDEIPVYVGAQGPHMTRMSAKHADGALYNGAHPKDLAWAREQVEDMADERPEEYGEFDLAAYASVSVAEDEAEAREAARPPVAFVAAGSPPPVLDRHGIDHEAAEDIGQAIAAGDFTAAFDGVTEAMLDAFCIAGTPETVAERTAALEEHADSVVFASPLGPDVETAIDLLGAVLDRRSR, from the coding sequence ATGTACGCGATTGAACTCACCCCGGAACACCCGGTCGCACAGCTCGCCTCGCTTGCACAACAGGCTGAATCGAACGCGCTCGACGCCGTCTACGTCAGCCACCACTACAACAACCGCGACCAGTTCATGTCGCTGACCGCGATGGCCGAGCGGACCGACGAGGTACTGCTCGGCCCCGGCATCGCGAACCCCTATGAGACGCACCCAGTGACGCTAGCTTCGCGGGTCGCAACGCTGGACGAACTGAGCGACGGGCGGGCCGTCTTCGGTATCGGGCCGGGCGATAAGTCGACGCTCAGCAACCTCGGCTTCGACCACGACGACGCGCTGCGACGCGTGCTTGAGACGTTCACGACTGCCCGAAAGCTCTGGGACGGCGAGCGGGTCACCCACGACGGGACGTTCGAAGCGGTCGACGCCGGGCTGAACTACGAGGTCGATGAGATTCCGGTGTACGTCGGCGCGCAGGGGCCGCACATGACCCGGATGTCGGCGAAACACGCCGACGGCGCGCTGTACAACGGGGCGCATCCAAAAGACCTCGCGTGGGCACGCGAGCAGGTAGAGGATATGGCCGACGAGCGGCCTGAGGAGTACGGCGAGTTCGACCTCGCGGCCTACGCCAGTGTCTCGGTCGCCGAAGACGAGGCCGAAGCGCGGGAGGCCGCCCGGCCGCCGGTCGCGTTCGTCGCTGCGGGGTCGCCGCCGCCGGTGCTCGACCGCCACGGCATCGACCACGAGGCCGCCGAAGATATCGGACAGGCGATTGCCGCCGGCGATTTCACGGCCGCGTTCGACGGCGTTACAGAGGCGATGCTGGACGCGTTCTGTATCGCCGGGACGCCGGAGACGGTGGCCGAGCGCACGGCGGCGTTAGAAGAACACGCGGACAGCGTGGTGTTTGCGTCGCCGCTCGGGCCGGATGTCGAGACGGCTATCGATTTGCTTGGGGCGGTCCTCGACCGCCGGAGCCGCTGA
- a CDS encoding coenzyme F420-0:L-glutamate ligase, with translation MEVFAVEGLPEVRPGDDVAELLVEQADLRDDDVVCVASTIVSKASGRGRSLSSYEPGERAERIAATIEDIADEEKDPRMAQAIIEECAEVLVEAPFILGVTEFGHITVNAGIDRSNVPGSDLLLLPEDPTAEAEAIRDGIRERAGVEPSVIVTDTSGRPFRLGQRGVALGWAGLSASRDWRGEHDRDGRELEATVQAVVDELAAAANLVTGEGDGGTPAAVVRDFDFGDHAGSEQLFRDPEKDVVRQALRQWSHVRD, from the coding sequence ATGGAAGTCTTCGCGGTCGAAGGGCTGCCCGAAGTTCGGCCTGGCGACGACGTAGCCGAGTTGCTCGTCGAGCAGGCCGACCTGCGGGATGACGACGTGGTCTGTGTCGCCAGCACCATCGTTTCCAAAGCCAGCGGACGCGGCCGGTCGCTGTCATCGTACGAGCCGGGCGAACGCGCCGAGCGCATCGCGGCGACCATCGAGGATATCGCCGACGAAGAGAAGGATCCGCGGATGGCACAGGCGATTATAGAGGAGTGTGCGGAAGTGCTGGTCGAAGCCCCGTTCATCCTCGGGGTGACGGAGTTCGGGCACATCACGGTCAACGCGGGCATTGACCGCTCGAACGTGCCCGGATCGGACCTCCTCTTACTTCCCGAAGACCCGACAGCGGAGGCTGAAGCGATCCGCGACGGCATCCGCGAACGGGCGGGCGTCGAACCAAGCGTCATCGTCACCGACACGTCAGGCCGGCCGTTCCGTCTCGGCCAGCGCGGGGTCGCGCTGGGCTGGGCCGGTCTTTCTGCGTCCCGGGACTGGCGTGGCGAACACGACCGCGACGGCCGCGAACTCGAAGCCACCGTCCAAGCCGTCGTCGATGAACTGGCCGCCGCAGCCAACCTCGTTACCGGCGAGGGCGACGGCGGAACACCCGCCGCAGTCGTCCGTGATTTCGACTTCGGCGACCACGCGGGCAGCGAACAACTGTTCCGCGACCCCGAGAAGGACGTAGTCAGACAAGCACTCAGACAGTGGTCACATGTACGCGATTGA
- a CDS encoding metallophosphoesterase family protein gives MDVALISDSHIPSREHEIPPSFRERIEVADHVIHAGDFDSKGALADIRHMAAGLTAVSGNIDPQIGLPERATVELGGVTFVVTHGTGSQQGWADRVAAAVREEADSTAVGVAGHTHELADIVYEGVRLLNPGSVTGASPADRPTMLTATVEDGTFDVAEHEL, from the coding sequence ATGGATGTCGCTCTCATCAGCGATTCACATATTCCGTCCCGGGAACACGAGATTCCGCCGTCGTTCCGGGAGCGCATCGAAGTCGCCGACCACGTCATCCACGCCGGTGACTTCGACAGCAAAGGAGCGCTCGCTGATATCCGGCATATGGCGGCGGGACTGACTGCCGTCTCGGGCAACATCGATCCGCAGATCGGGTTGCCGGAGCGGGCCACAGTCGAACTCGGTGGCGTCACGTTCGTCGTGACACACGGCACTGGCTCACAGCAAGGCTGGGCAGACCGTGTCGCCGCTGCGGTCCGCGAGGAGGCCGACAGTACCGCTGTCGGCGTCGCCGGCCACACTCATGAACTTGCGGACATCGTCTACGAGGGGGTGCGGCTGCTGAACCCCGGCAGCGTCACGGGCGCCTCACCGGCAGACCGCCCGACGATGTTGACCGCGACAGTCGAGGATGGGACGTTCGACGTGGCCGAACACGAGCTGTAA